One window of Bacteroides sp. AN502(2024) genomic DNA carries:
- a CDS encoding AIR synthase-related protein, with protein MSNQRYMMRGVSASKEDVHNAIKNIDKGIFPKAFCKIIPDILGGDPEYCNIMHADGAGTKSSLAYMYWKETGDLSVWKGIAQDALIMNIDDLLCVGAVDNILVSSTIGRNKLLIPGEVISAIINGTDELLAELREMGVGVYATGGETADVGDLVRTIIVDSTVTCRMKRSDVIDNAHIRPGDVIVGLASYGQATYEKEYNGGMGSNGLTSARHDVFGKYLAEKYPESYDAAVPEELVYSGKLRLTDNVENSPINAGKLVLSPTRTYAPVVKKLLDALRPEIHGMVHCSGGAQTKVLHFVENVRVVKDHLFPVPPLFKTIQEQSGTDWAEMYKVFNMGHRLEVYLSPEHAEEVIAISESFGIPAQIVGRVEACEQTELIIKSEFGEFRY; from the coding sequence ATGAGTAATCAACGATACATGATGCGTGGAGTAAGCGCATCCAAAGAAGATGTGCACAACGCCATCAAGAACATCGACAAAGGAATCTTCCCGAAAGCATTCTGTAAAATTATTCCCGACATATTAGGAGGTGACCCGGAATATTGCAACATCATGCATGCCGATGGTGCCGGAACCAAATCATCTCTTGCTTATATGTACTGGAAAGAAACGGGTGACTTGTCTGTTTGGAAAGGTATTGCACAGGATGCATTGATTATGAATATCGATGACCTGCTTTGTGTAGGTGCCGTAGATAATATCCTTGTTTCTTCCACCATTGGACGTAACAAACTGTTGATTCCGGGAGAAGTGATCTCCGCCATTATCAATGGAACAGATGAATTGCTGGCCGAACTCCGCGAGATGGGGGTAGGTGTATACGCAACCGGTGGTGAAACGGCTGATGTCGGCGATTTGGTACGTACGATCATCGTAGACTCTACCGTCACTTGCCGCATGAAACGTTCAGACGTTATCGACAATGCCCATATCCGTCCGGGTGACGTAATCGTTGGCCTGGCTTCTTACGGACAAGCCACATACGAGAAAGAATACAACGGCGGTATGGGTAGCAATGGCTTGACAAGTGCGCGTCATGACGTATTCGGAAAATATCTTGCAGAAAAATATCCGGAAAGCTACGATGCTGCTGTTCCTGAAGAATTGGTTTACTCCGGCAAGTTAAGACTGACAGACAACGTAGAAAATTCTCCGATTAATGCAGGTAAGTTGGTACTCTCTCCTACCCGTACATACGCACCGGTAGTCAAGAAATTACTGGATGCATTGCGCCCGGAAATCCACGGAATGGTACATTGCTCCGGTGGTGCACAAACTAAAGTACTGCATTTTGTAGAAAATGTACGCGTAGTAAAAGATCATCTTTTCCCTGTTCCTCCTCTATTCAAAACGATCCAAGAACAAAGCGGCACGGACTGGGCAGAGATGTATAAGGTATTTAATATGGGACATCGCCTCGAAGTTTACCTGTCACCGGAACATGCGGAAGAGGTTATTGCTATCTCCGAGTCATTCGGTATCCCGGCACAGATTGTAGGACGTGTTGAAGCATGCGAACAAACAGAATTAATCATTAAGAGCGAATTCGGAGAATTTAGAT
- a CDS encoding GDSL-type esterase/lipase family protein: MRVFKKQISACETLLCASVLFNILLLGVVIVAERQGHVFSMVLERRDIVHLDDRSHSDYWARMGWTNTIEKLHTEFDVAFFGNSITRGSDFQLFFPEKKIINLGYSGDNMIGMLRRIPMLKAANPHKVFIMAGTNDLVHISLDDYEVRYTKLLQAIKDSLPNTKIYIESVLPSNHSLGNYTPNEKVQKANFIAKDLASKFNGQFINLYDLYVDDNNELPQEWTRDGVHLYPEHYDKWANAIKTMIYE, translated from the coding sequence ATGAGAGTATTCAAAAAACAAATCAGCGCATGCGAGACCTTATTATGCGCATCAGTGTTATTCAATATACTGCTCTTAGGAGTGGTTATAGTAGCGGAACGACAAGGGCATGTTTTTAGCATGGTATTAGAAAGACGTGATATCGTTCATTTGGATGACAGGTCCCATTCAGACTATTGGGCAAGAATGGGATGGACTAACACCATAGAAAAACTCCATACCGAATTTGACGTTGCCTTTTTTGGAAATTCAATTACCCGTGGTAGTGACTTTCAATTATTCTTTCCCGAAAAGAAGATAATCAATCTTGGCTATTCAGGAGACAATATGATTGGGATGTTGAGAAGAATACCTATGCTCAAAGCGGCAAATCCTCACAAGGTATTCATTATGGCAGGAACAAATGATCTTGTCCATATTAGTCTTGACGACTATGAGGTCAGATATACTAAGCTATTACAAGCGATCAAAGACTCATTACCCAATACAAAGATTTATATTGAGAGTGTGTTACCAAGTAATCACTCATTAGGTAATTATACTCCCAATGAAAAAGTTCAAAAAGCAAACTTTATAGCAAAAGATTTAGCAAGCAAGTTTAATGGGCAATTTATAAATCTTTATGATTTGTATGTTGACGATAACAATGAACTTCCCCAAGAATGGACAAGGGATGGAGTTCACCTATATCCTGAACATTACGACAAATGGGCGAATGCTATTAAAACTATGATATATGAATAA
- a CDS encoding LemA family protein: MKKSIIIILAVAAILVIWAVSVYNGLVTMDEKVSGQWANVETQYQRRADLIPNLVNTVKGYATHEKETLEGVVAARSQATQIKVDAADLTPEKLAQYQKAQGAVTSALGKLLAITENYPDLKANQNFLELQAQLEGTENRITVARKNFNDAAQAYNTHIRRFPKNIFAGMFGFDKKAYFEAEEGSEKAPKVEF, encoded by the coding sequence ATGAAGAAGTCAATTATTATCATCTTAGCCGTTGCGGCTATCCTTGTCATATGGGCAGTAAGTGTATATAACGGTCTGGTTACTATGGACGAAAAAGTAAGTGGCCAATGGGCAAATGTAGAGACTCAATACCAACGTCGTGCCGACCTGATTCCTAATCTGGTAAACACAGTGAAAGGATATGCAACACATGAAAAAGAGACACTGGAAGGAGTTGTTGCCGCACGTAGCCAGGCTACTCAAATCAAAGTAGACGCCGCCGACCTCACACCGGAAAAGTTGGCACAATATCAAAAAGCACAAGGTGCTGTAACATCAGCATTGGGCAAGTTATTAGCCATTACAGAGAATTATCCGGACTTAAAAGCTAATCAAAACTTCCTGGAACTACAGGCCCAACTGGAAGGAACTGAAAACCGCATCACTGTAGCACGCAAAAACTTCAACGATGCTGCACAGGCTTATAACACCCATATCCGCCGTTTCCCAAAGAATATCTTTGCAGGAATGTTCGGTTTCGATAAGAAAGCATATTTTGAAGCAGAGGAAGGGAGTGAGAAGGCTCCGAAAGTGGAATTCTAA
- a CDS encoding YgcG family protein, with translation MKSILTFILATFLLFPLQAQEKIYTVDNLPKVHLQNKMQYVCNPAGILSQSACDSIDSMLYALEQQTGIETVVAIVPSIGEEDCFNFCHQLLNKWGVGKKGKNNGLVILLVADQRCIQFYTGYGLEGVLPDAICKRIQTRYMIPYLKDGDWNTGMVAGLKATCQRLDGSMENDALSDSNGSGSFDFVLAILCFIFISGGLAFFSARKQSRCPNCGKHQLQRSGSRVVSRINGVKTEDVTYTCRNCGHTIIRRQQSYDNDYHHRGGGGVGPFIGGFGGGSFGGGGGFSGGSFGGGMGGGGGAGSRF, from the coding sequence ATGAAATCAATATTGACTTTTATACTAGCCACTTTTCTTCTGTTCCCACTACAAGCTCAAGAGAAAATATACACGGTAGACAATCTTCCGAAAGTCCACCTGCAAAACAAAATGCAATATGTTTGCAACCCGGCCGGCATACTTTCACAGTCAGCTTGTGACAGTATAGACTCCATGCTTTACGCCTTGGAACAACAAACCGGAATTGAAACGGTGGTTGCCATCGTTCCTTCAATCGGAGAAGAAGATTGTTTCAACTTCTGTCATCAATTGCTTAATAAATGGGGTGTTGGGAAGAAAGGCAAAAATAACGGATTGGTCATTTTGTTGGTCGCAGATCAGCGTTGTATCCAGTTTTATACCGGTTACGGCCTGGAAGGAGTGCTCCCTGATGCGATCTGCAAAAGGATTCAAACCAGATATATGATTCCTTACCTGAAAGATGGAGATTGGAATACGGGAATGGTGGCCGGGCTTAAAGCGACTTGTCAACGACTCGACGGTTCTATGGAAAATGATGCCCTCTCAGACTCGAACGGCAGTGGTTCTTTTGATTTTGTTCTTGCCATCCTTTGCTTTATTTTCATCAGTGGAGGTCTTGCTTTCTTTTCTGCACGTAAGCAAAGCCGTTGTCCGAATTGTGGTAAACATCAATTGCAAAGAAGCGGAAGCAGAGTCGTATCCCGGATTAACGGAGTGAAAACCGAAGATGTCACCTATACATGTAGAAACTGTGGACATACCATCATACGTCGCCAACAAAGTTATGATAATGATTACCATCACCGGGGCGGTGGTGGAGTCGGTCCGTTCATTGGCGGTTTTGGCGGAGGTAGTTTCGGAGGCGGAGGCGGTTTCAGTGGAGGCAGCTTTGGCGGAGGAATGGGTGGTGGCGGTGGTGCCGGTTCTCGTTTCTAA
- a CDS encoding alpha/beta hydrolase produces MRRKVVYSIILIMLALTGCTIGGSFYMLNFSLTPNAQILSKDADSYPFMYKNYPFLRPWVDSLKQVDALKDTFIINPHGIQLHAYYVAAPQPTSRTAVIVHGYTDNAIRMFMIGYLYNRDLGYNILLPDLQHQGKSQGPAIQMGWKDRWDVLQWMNIANEIFGDSTQMVVHGISMGGATTMMVSGEEQRPFVKCFVEDCGYTSVWDEFAHELKASFHLPSFPLMYTTSWLCEKKYGWNFKEASSLEQVAKSQHPMLFIHGDKDTYVPTWMAYSLYEAKPEPKELWIVPGAAHAVSYKENKQEYTDRVRAFVGRYIH; encoded by the coding sequence ATGAGGAGAAAAGTTGTATATAGCATCATTCTTATCATGCTGGCATTGACCGGCTGTACTATCGGAGGGAGTTTTTATATGTTAAACTTCTCATTGACTCCGAATGCCCAAATTTTGTCTAAAGATGCTGACTCTTATCCTTTCATGTATAAAAACTACCCTTTCTTGCGTCCATGGGTGGACAGCCTGAAACAAGTGGATGCACTGAAAGACACTTTTATCATTAATCCGCACGGAATACAATTGCATGCTTATTATGTAGCTGCTCCCCAACCTACCAGTAGGACAGCAGTCATCGTGCATGGATATACGGATAATGCAATCCGAATGTTTATGATCGGCTATCTGTATAATCGCGATTTAGGATATAACATATTACTCCCCGACCTGCAACATCAGGGAAAAAGTCAAGGCCCTGCCATTCAGATGGGCTGGAAAGACCGTTGGGATGTGCTACAATGGATGAACATCGCCAATGAAATCTTCGGAGACAGCACACAAATGGTGGTACATGGAATTTCAATGGGAGGTGCAACGACCATGATGGTATCCGGTGAGGAGCAAAGGCCGTTTGTCAAATGCTTTGTAGAAGATTGCGGCTACACCAGTGTATGGGACGAATTCGCACACGAGCTGAAAGCTAGTTTCCACCTTCCTTCTTTTCCACTGATGTATACCACAAGCTGGCTCTGCGAAAAGAAATATGGATGGAATTTTAAAGAAGCTTCTTCACTGGAACAAGTAGCCAAATCACAACATCCGATGTTGTTTATTCATGGGGATAAAGATACGTACGTACCTACCTGGATGGCATATTCGCTCTACGAAGCCAAACCGGAACCGAAGGAACTGTGGATTGTACCGGGAGCTGCTCATGCAGTTTCATACAAAGAGAATAAACAGGAATACACCGATCGGGTCCGTGCATTCGTTGGGCGATACATTCATTAA
- a CDS encoding shikimate dehydrogenase, which translates to MEKYGLIGYPLRHSFSMGYFNEKFKSESINAEYVNFEIPSINNFMEVIEENPNLCGLNVTIPYKEQVIPFLDELDRDTAKIGAVNVIKIVRQPKGKVKLVGYNSDIIGFTQSIQPLLQPHHKKALILGTGGASKAVYHGLKNLGIESIFVSRTHKADGILTYEELTPEIMAAYTVIVNSTPVGMFPKVDFCPNIPYELLTPNHLLYDLLYNPNVTLFMKKGEAQGAVVKNGLEMLLLQAFAAWEIWHK; encoded by the coding sequence ATGGAAAAATACGGTTTAATCGGCTACCCTCTGCGACATTCATTTTCTATGGGATACTTTAATGAGAAATTCAAATCCGAAAGCATCAATGCAGAATACGTGAATTTCGAGATTCCCAGTATCAATAACTTCATGGAAGTTATCGAAGAGAATCCCAACCTATGCGGACTCAATGTCACCATCCCTTACAAAGAACAAGTAATTCCTTTTCTGGATGAGCTCGATCGTGACACCGCAAAGATAGGTGCAGTCAATGTGATTAAAATCGTCCGTCAGCCGAAAGGGAAAGTCAAATTGGTGGGTTACAACTCCGATATCATCGGATTCACCCAATCCATCCAGCCCTTATTGCAGCCTCATCACAAGAAAGCGCTGATATTGGGTACCGGTGGAGCTTCCAAAGCAGTCTATCACGGTCTGAAGAATCTAGGTATCGAAAGTATCTTCGTATCGCGCACCCACAAAGCCGATGGTATACTGACTTATGAAGAACTGACTCCCGAAATTATGGCAGCATACACAGTCATTGTCAATAGTACTCCCGTAGGAATGTTTCCTAAGGTAGATTTCTGCCCTAATATCCCTTATGAACTTCTGACTCCCAACCATTTGCTCTACGATTTGTTATATAATCCGAACGTTACGTTGTTCATGAAAAAAGGAGAAGCACAAGGGGCTGTTGTAAAAAACGGTCTGGAAATGCTCCTGCTTCAGGCATTTGCCGCCTGGGAGATATGGCATAAATAA
- the ubiE gene encoding bifunctional demethylmenaquinone methyltransferase/2-methoxy-6-polyprenyl-1,4-benzoquinol methylase UbiE → MDYPQQHIKPYDKEGKKTEQVERMFDNIAHTYDKLNHTLSLGIDRSWRKKAIAWLAPFQPQRMMDVATGTGDFAILACRKLQPAELIGTDISEGMMNIGREKVKKEGLSDKISFVREDCTSLSFADNDFDAITVAFGIRNFEDLDKGLSEMCRVLKPGGHLVILELTTPDRFPMKQLFAIYSKAVIPLLGKLLSKDNSAYRYLPDTIKVFPQGEIMQKVIARAGFSKVNFKRLTFGICTLYTATK, encoded by the coding sequence ATGGATTACCCGCAACAACATATCAAGCCTTACGACAAAGAAGGGAAAAAGACCGAGCAAGTGGAACGTATGTTCGACAACATTGCGCATACCTACGACAAGCTGAACCATACCTTATCTTTAGGTATCGACCGCAGCTGGCGCAAAAAAGCGATTGCCTGGTTAGCCCCTTTTCAGCCACAGCGGATGATGGATGTAGCCACCGGCACGGGGGATTTTGCCATCCTCGCCTGCCGCAAACTGCAGCCTGCCGAGCTGATCGGCACGGACATCTCGGAAGGTATGATGAATATAGGACGTGAAAAAGTAAAAAAGGAAGGACTCTCGGACAAGATTTCTTTTGTCCGGGAGGACTGTACTTCACTCTCTTTTGCCGACAATGACTTTGATGCCATTACTGTAGCTTTCGGCATCCGCAACTTCGAAGACCTCGACAAAGGGCTCTCCGAAATGTGCCGTGTATTGAAACCGGGCGGTCATCTTGTGATTTTGGAACTTACCACTCCGGACCGTTTCCCGATGAAACAGTTGTTTGCCATCTACTCTAAAGCCGTCATTCCATTATTGGGCAAACTTCTCTCCAAAGACAACAGTGCCTATCGCTATCTGCCGGACACGATCAAAGTATTTCCTCAAGGGGAAATCATGCAAAAAGTCATCGCACGAGCCGGATTTAGCAAGGTTAACTTCAAACGGCTGACCTTTGGCATCTGCACTCTTTATACCGCGACAAAATAG
- a CDS encoding phosphoribosylaminoimidazolesuccinocarboxamide synthase, protein MKALTKTDFNFPGQKSVYHGKVRDVYNINGDKLVMVATDRISAFDVVLPEGIPYKGQMLNQIAAKFLDATTDICPNWKLATPDPMVTVGVLCEGFPVEMIVRGYLCGSAWRAYKSGVREICGVKLPEGMRENQKFPEPIITPTTKAEMGLHDEDISKEEILKQGLATPEEYEVLEKYTLALFKRGTEIAAERGLILVDTKYEFGKHNGTIYLMDEIHTPDSSRYFYAEGYQERFEKGEPQKQLSKEFVREWLMANGFQGKDGQKVPEMTPAIVQSISDRYIELFENITGEKFVKEDTSNIAERIFKNVETFLNR, encoded by the coding sequence ATGAAAGCATTAACAAAAACAGATTTCAACTTTCCGGGACAGAAAAGTGTGTACCACGGAAAAGTGCGTGATGTATACAACATCAACGGTGACAAACTCGTCATGGTAGCAACCGACCGTATTTCGGCCTTTGACGTAGTACTTCCTGAAGGTATTCCTTACAAAGGACAAATGCTGAACCAGATCGCAGCTAAATTCCTTGATGCCACTACCGACATCTGTCCGAACTGGAAATTGGCTACTCCGGACCCAATGGTAACGGTAGGAGTATTGTGTGAAGGTTTTCCGGTAGAAATGATTGTACGTGGTTACTTGTGTGGCAGCGCATGGCGTGCTTACAAAAGCGGTGTGCGCGAGATTTGCGGTGTGAAGTTGCCGGAAGGAATGCGCGAAAACCAAAAATTCCCGGAACCTATCATAACGCCGACTACAAAAGCTGAAATGGGATTGCACGATGAAGACATCTCTAAGGAAGAGATCCTGAAACAAGGATTGGCTACTCCGGAAGAGTATGAAGTGCTCGAAAAATACACATTGGCTCTCTTCAAACGCGGTACTGAAATTGCGGCAGAACGCGGACTGATTCTCGTAGATACCAAATACGAATTCGGTAAGCACAACGGTACCATCTACCTGATGGACGAAATCCATACTCCGGATTCCAGCCGTTATTTCTACGCTGAAGGTTATCAGGAACGTTTCGAAAAAGGCGAACCGCAGAAACAGCTTTCTAAAGAATTTGTTCGCGAATGGTTGATGGCAAACGGTTTCCAGGGCAAAGACGGTCAGAAAGTACCTGAAATGACGCCGGCTATCGTACAAAGCATCAGTGACCGTTACATCGAATTGTTCGAAAACATCACCGGTGAGAAATTTGTGAAAGAAGATACTAGCAACATCGCTGAACGTATATTCAAAAATGTTGAAACGTTCTTGAATCGTTGA
- a CDS encoding PhoH family protein, protein MIEKLIVLEDIDPVIFYGVNNANIQLIKALYPKLRIVARGNVIKVLGDEEEMCAFEENITKLEKYCAEYNSLKEEVIIDIIKGNAPQAEQTGNVIVFSVTGKPIIPRSENQLKLVEGFAKNDMVFAIGPAGSGKTYTAIALAVRALKNKEIKKIILSRPAVEAGEKLGFLPGDMKDKIDPYLQPLYDALQDMIPAAKLKEYMELNIIQIAPLAFMRGRTLNDAVVILDEAQNTTTQQIKMFLTRMGMNTKMIVTGDMTQIDLPASQTSGLVQALHILKGVKGISFVELNKKDIVRHKLVERIVDAYEKFDKETKAEREKQKNEQVAINGERLVRLVKN, encoded by the coding sequence ATGATAGAAAAACTGATTGTTCTTGAGGACATTGATCCTGTTATTTTTTACGGTGTAAACAACGCCAACATACAGTTAATTAAAGCTTTATATCCAAAGCTACGTATAGTTGCCCGAGGCAATGTCATCAAAGTGCTGGGTGATGAGGAGGAAATGTGTGCCTTCGAAGAAAACATCACCAAACTAGAAAAGTACTGCGCTGAATACAATTCACTGAAAGAAGAAGTCATTATTGACATTATAAAAGGAAATGCTCCGCAAGCGGAACAGACAGGAAACGTGATTGTGTTCAGCGTCACGGGGAAACCTATCATCCCCCGAAGCGAAAACCAGCTGAAACTGGTAGAAGGATTCGCCAAGAATGATATGGTATTCGCCATCGGTCCGGCAGGCTCGGGAAAAACATACACCGCTATCGCCCTCGCCGTACGTGCGTTGAAGAATAAAGAAATCAAGAAAATCATCCTTAGCCGCCCCGCCGTAGAAGCCGGAGAAAAGCTCGGTTTCCTGCCCGGTGACATGAAAGATAAGATCGACCCCTACCTGCAACCTTTATATGATGCCCTGCAGGATATGATACCTGCTGCCAAGTTAAAGGAATACATGGAATTGAACATTATCCAGATTGCCCCGTTAGCTTTTATGAGAGGACGCACGCTGAATGATGCGGTCGTAATTTTGGACGAAGCCCAGAATACCACCACACAGCAGATCAAAATGTTCCTCACCCGTATGGGTATGAACACCAAGATGATTGTGACGGGAGACATGACACAGATCGACCTCCCCGCTTCACAAACATCGGGACTGGTGCAAGCTCTCCACATCTTGAAGGGAGTGAAAGGTATCAGTTTTGTTGAGCTGAATAAAAAAGATATCGTACGCCATAAACTGGTGGAACGTATCGTGGATGCTTACGAAAAATTCGACAAAGAGACGAAAGCCGAACGAGAGAAACAGAAAAACGAACAAGTGGCTATCAACGGTGAACGCCTGGTGAGACTAGTCAAGAACTGA
- a CDS encoding IS4 family transposase, whose product MANITLFAQVISHLPKENIRKIIKSSGSDKHCKGYNTWSQFVSMIFSQFSGCDSVRDISNGLKSATGNLNHLGINRAPSKSTVAYQNANRDSSVFRGIFYSLFQYFGQQALWQRRKFRFKMPIKLLDSTLVSLTLSIYDWAHYTTTKGAVKMHTLLDYDSLLPEFVNITDGKTTDNKAAFDIELHPYSIVVADRGYCDYSLLNNWDSSNVFFVVRHKDNIRYKAIEELPLPEKHAQNVLIDEIIEFELSAAKSKYPKRLRRIAVWNDEHGFEIELLTNNFTLAASSIAALYKARWNIEIFFRNLKQLLRIKSFIGTSRNAVETQIWTAMTTMLILTWLKHIARYKWALANLVVTLRLNTFTKIDLQKWLDQPFTPPPETIEND is encoded by the coding sequence ATGGCAAATATAACACTTTTCGCACAGGTAATATCACATCTCCCGAAAGAAAATATCAGGAAAATCATAAAATCTTCGGGGTCAGACAAGCATTGTAAGGGCTACAATACATGGAGTCAGTTTGTTAGCATGATTTTCAGCCAATTCTCAGGATGTGATTCAGTCAGAGATATCTCAAACGGGCTGAAATCAGCCACCGGCAACCTCAATCATTTGGGAATCAACCGTGCACCATCCAAGTCAACGGTAGCATATCAGAACGCCAACCGAGACAGTTCGGTTTTTCGAGGCATATTCTACTCGTTGTTTCAGTATTTCGGACAGCAAGCCCTATGGCAACGAAGAAAGTTCCGTTTCAAGATGCCGATAAAACTGCTCGACTCCACATTGGTGTCATTGACTCTGTCAATATATGACTGGGCACATTACACTACCACCAAGGGGGCGGTCAAGATGCACACGCTATTGGACTATGACAGTCTTTTGCCGGAGTTCGTGAATATCACCGATGGCAAAACCACCGACAACAAAGCTGCTTTTGATATTGAGTTACATCCGTATAGTATTGTAGTAGCCGACCGAGGCTACTGTGACTACTCATTGTTGAATAATTGGGACAGCAGCAACGTGTTCTTTGTAGTGCGTCATAAAGACAATATCCGGTACAAAGCCATAGAGGAGTTGCCTTTGCCTGAAAAACACGCTCAGAATGTACTTATTGACGAAATAATCGAGTTCGAACTCTCGGCGGCCAAATCCAAATATCCCAAACGTTTACGTCGCATCGCAGTATGGAACGATGAACACGGTTTTGAGATTGAGTTACTCACAAACAACTTCACATTGGCAGCATCAAGCATAGCGGCTCTGTACAAGGCTCGGTGGAATATAGAAATCTTCTTTCGCAACCTCAAGCAACTGCTACGCATCAAGAGCTTTATCGGCACATCCCGCAATGCCGTAGAGACCCAAATATGGACTGCTATGACTACAATGCTGATTCTGACATGGCTAAAGCACATCGCAAGATACAAATGGGCATTGGCTAACCTTGTGGTCACCCTCCGGCTGAACACATTTACCAAAATCGACCTCCAAAAATGGCTTGATCAACCATTTACACCACCTCCCGAAACCATCGAAAACGATTAG
- a CDS encoding DUF5715 family protein — protein sequence MTIYKLRTLLLFLLVISFTTLTSGCKKKDMSLKLNEPHNIRGVVSYKRSFPDLNDVHLEAAQKIGIRPLANREAAEAMKEKLTHITDNEFYVVDSLTHSIPYLVPRASALLDTIGSNFLDSLAAKGLNPNQVIITSVLRTENDVKRLRRRNGNASSNSAHCFGATFDVSWKRFKKVEDKDGRQLQDVSADTLKLVLSEVLRDLRQAKKCYIKYELKQGCFHITAR from the coding sequence ATGACTATTTACAAGCTTCGCACATTGCTACTATTTTTACTAGTTATCAGTTTTACAACACTCACTTCAGGGTGCAAAAAGAAAGATATGTCACTGAAACTAAATGAGCCACACAATATTCGTGGCGTCGTCAGCTACAAACGTTCTTTCCCTGATTTGAACGACGTACATCTGGAAGCTGCCCAAAAGATAGGCATCCGTCCGTTGGCAAACCGGGAAGCGGCAGAGGCCATGAAAGAAAAGCTAACGCATATTACTGATAATGAGTTTTATGTAGTGGACTCATTGACACATTCTATCCCCTATCTCGTACCGCGTGCCAGTGCACTGCTCGACACAATCGGTTCCAACTTTCTCGATTCATTGGCAGCCAAAGGTTTAAACCCCAATCAAGTAATCATCACATCGGTATTACGTACCGAAAACGATGTGAAACGTCTTCGACGTCGCAACGGAAATGCTTCCTCCAACTCGGCACATTGCTTTGGAGCAACCTTTGATGTCAGTTGGAAACGTTTCAAAAAAGTGGAAGACAAAGATGGAAGACAGTTACAAGACGTAAGTGCCGACACACTGAAACTTGTCCTGTCCGAAGTTTTAAGAGACCTGCGACAAGCTAAAAAATGCTATATCAAATACGAACTGAAGCAAGGTTGTTTCCATATCACCGCCCGATAA
- the truA gene encoding tRNA pseudouridine(38-40) synthase TruA produces MQRYFIYLAYDGTNYHGWQIQPNGVSVQECLMKALSTFLRREIDIIGAGRTDAGVHASLMVAHFDSDEPLDTTSVTDKLNRLLPPDISVYRVCRVRPDAHARFDATARTYKYYVTTSKYPFNRQYRWRLYNQLNYERMNEAARILFEYNDFTSFSKLHTDVKTNICHITHAEWTQEEDATWVFTIRADRFLRNMVRAIVGTLVEVGRGKLTVEDFRRIIEQRDRCKAGTSAPEQALFLVNVEYPESIFECDDRQSSIIGGPSAADNL; encoded by the coding sequence GTGCAAAGGTATTTTATTTATTTGGCTTATGATGGAACCAACTATCACGGTTGGCAGATTCAACCGAATGGGGTTAGTGTGCAGGAATGTCTGATGAAAGCATTGTCTACCTTTCTGCGTCGCGAAATCGACATAATAGGAGCAGGCCGGACAGATGCGGGAGTACATGCCTCTTTGATGGTTGCTCATTTTGATTCCGACGAACCATTGGATACTACTTCCGTTACCGATAAATTAAATCGTCTGCTGCCTCCGGATATTTCCGTTTATCGGGTTTGCCGCGTCAGACCAGATGCTCATGCCCGTTTTGATGCGACTGCGAGAACTTACAAATATTATGTGACGACATCGAAATATCCTTTTAACAGACAGTATCGCTGGCGGCTTTATAATCAGTTGAATTATGAACGTATGAACGAAGCTGCGCGTATCCTTTTCGAGTATAATGACTTTACAAGCTTCAGTAAACTTCATACAGATGTAAAGACCAATATCTGCCATATCACTCATGCCGAATGGACGCAGGAAGAAGATGCTACGTGGGTATTTACTATTCGTGCCGACCGTTTTTTGCGAAATATGGTGCGAGCTATCGTAGGTACACTCGTTGAAGTGGGACGTGGAAAACTGACAGTTGAAGACTTCCGGCGGATTATCGAGCAACGGGACCGTTGCAAAGCCGGGACATCTGCTCCGGAGCAAGCCTTGTTCCTGGTCAATGTGGAATATCCCGAAAGTATATTTGAATGTGATGATCGGCAATCATCCATAATCGGCGGACCATCTGCCGCTGATAATTTGTAA